Proteins from a single region of Lepus europaeus isolate LE1 chromosome 4, mLepTim1.pri, whole genome shotgun sequence:
- the CSF1R gene encoding macrophage colony-stimulating factor 1 receptor yields MGPGTLLVLLATTVWQGGGVPVIEPSGPELVVEPGAVVTLRCLGNGTVKWDGPISSYWTLDPDAPSSVLITNNATFKNTGTYHCTELGDPLGESATIHVYVKDPVRPWNVLAEKVTVLEGQDALLPCLLTDPALAAGVSLMRVRNRPVPPQTNYTFSPWHGFTIHKAKFLESRDYYCCALVGGRIIKSIGIELRVQQVLPGPPSLTLEPAELVRIQGETALIVCSASNLDYNFNVFLHRGDTKLALSEDSDFHDGSYHKVLTLSLSDVSFQDAGNYTCMATNSQGTRSSSMVFRVVGSAYVNLTSKQNLFQEVTVGETLNLQVQVEAYPDLQGFNWTYLGPFSDYEPKLEFVTSKDTYRYTSSLSLRRLKPTEAGRYCFLARNTGSSSALTFELTLQYPPAVSLTRTVVNGSDALFCDVSGYPQPNVTWLQCRGHADRCDEAHGLWVWEDPSPKVLSQEPFHKVTVQSLLSAGTLEHNVTYECRALNSVGNDSETFRPISIGAYVQLPEGSLFTPVVVACLSVMALLLLLLLLLLYKYKQKPKYQVRWKIIESSEGNSYTFIDPTQLPYNEKWEFPRNNLQFGKTLGAGAFGKVVEATAFGLGKEDAVLKVAVKMLKSTAHADEKEALMSELKIMSHLGQHENIVNLLGACTHGGPVLVITEYCCYGDLLNFLRRKAEAMLGPSQGEPEGDSGYKNVHLEKKYICRDSGFSSQGLDTYVEMRPISTSSSNDPSEQGLDKEDSRLLELRDLLHFSSQVAQGMAFLASKNCIHRDVAARNVLLTSGHVAKIGDFGLARDIMNDSNYIVKGNARLPVKWMAPESIFDCIYTVQSDVWSYGILLWEIFSLGLNPYPGILVNSKFYKLVKDGYQMAQPAFAPKNIYSIMQACWALEPTHRPTFQQICVLLQEQVQAATREQDYTNLPSGSGGGSGSSSSSEHLACCEPGETAQPSLQPNNYQFC; encoded by the exons atgggcccAGGGACTCTGCTTGTCCTGCTGGCAACCACAGTGTGGCAAG GTGGAGGAGTGCCCGTGATAGAACCCAGCGGTCCTGAGCTGGTGGTGGAGCCAGGTGCGGTGGTGACCCTGCGATGCCTGGGCAATGGCACCGTGAAGTGGGACGGCCCCATCTCCTCCTACTGGACCCTGGACCCAGACGCCCCCAGCAGCGTCCTGATCACAAACAATGCCACCTTCAAAAACACGGGGACCTATCACTGCACAGAGCTTGGAGACCCTCTGGGGGAGAGCGCCACCATCCACGTCTACGTCAAAG ACCCTGTCCGGCCCTGGAACGTGCTAGCTGAGAAGGTGACGGTGTTGGAGGGCCAAGATGCATTGCTGCCCTGCCTGCTCACTGACCCAGCGCTGGCCGCAGGCGTCTCCCTGATGCGGGTGCGCAACCGGCCAGTCCCGCCCCAAACCAATTACACCTTCTCGCCCTGGCATGGCTTCACCATCCACAAGGCCAAGTTCCTTGAGAGCCGGGATTACTATTGTTGTGCTCTGGTGGGCGGCAGAATAATTAAGTCCATCGGTATTGAGCTCAGAGTGCAGCAAG TCCTCCCGGGCCCCCCCTCCTTGACGTTGGAGCCTGCGGAGCTGGTGCGGATTCAAGGGGAGACTGCTTTGATCGTGTGCTCGGCCAGCAACCTCGACTACAACTTCAACGTCTTCCTCCACCGTGGCGACACCAAG CTCGCACTCTCTGAAGACTCTGACTTCCATGATGGTAGCTACCACAAAGTCCTGACCCTCAGCCTCAGTGACGTAAGCTTCCAAGATGCGGGCAACTACACCTGCATGGCCACCAACTCCCAGGGCACCCGCTCCTCCTCCATGGTCTTCCGGGTGGTAG GGAGTGCCTACGTGAACCTGACCTCCAAGCAGAACCTATTCCAGGAGGTGACGGTGGGCGAGACCCTGAACCTCCaagtgcaggtggaggcctacCCAGACCTGCAGGGTTTTAACTGGACCTACCTGGGGCCTTTCTCCGACTACGAGCCCAAGCTTGAGTTTGTCACCAGCAAGGACACGTACAG GTACACATCCAGCCTCTCCCTGCGCCGCCTGAAGCCCACCGAGGCCGGCCGCTACTGCTTCCTGGCCAGGAACACGGGTAGCTCCAGTGCTCTGACCTTCGAGCTCACCCTGCAAT ACCCCCCAGCGGTGAGCCTCACCAGGACCGTCGTCAATGGCTCAGACGCCCTCTTCTGTGACGTGTCCGGGTACCCCCAGCCCAATGTGACGTGGCTGCAGTGCAGGGGCCACGCTGACAG atgtgatGAGGCCCACGGGCTGTGGGTCTGGGAGGACCCATCGCCCAAggtgctgagccaggagcccttCCACAAAGTGACCGTCCAGAGTCTGCTGTCCGCTGGGACCTTGGAACACAACGTGACCTATGAGTGTAGGGCCCTCAACAGCGTGGGCAACGACTCCGAGACCTTCAGGCCCATCTCTATAG GAGCCTACGTGCAGCTCCCCGAGGGGTCCCTCTTCACACCAGTGGTGGTCGCTTGTCTGTCCGTCATggccttgctgctgctgctgctcttgctGCTCTTGTACAAGTACAAGCAG aagcccaagtaccaGGTGCGCTGGAAGATCATCGAGAGCTCCGAGGGCAACAGCTACACCTTCATCGACCCCACGCAGCTGCCCTACAATGAGAAGTGGGAGTTCCCCCGGAACAACCTGCAGTTTG GTAAGACCCTGGGAGCTGGCGCCtttgggaaggtggtggaggccACGGCCTTTGGTCTGGGCAAGGAAGACGCTGTGCTGAAGGTGGCTGTGAAGATGCTGAAGT CCACTGCCCACGCGGACGAGAAGGAGGCCCTCATGTCGGAACTGAAGATCATGAGTCACCTGGGTCAGCATGAGAACATCGTCAACCTCCTGGGAGCCTGCACCCATGGCG GCCCCGTGCTGGTCATCACGGAGTACTGTTGCTATGGCGACCTGCTCAACTTCCTGCGGAGGAAAGCCGAGGCCATGCTGGGACCTAGCCAGGGGGAGCCCGAGGGGGACAGCGGCTACAAGAACGTCCACCTGGAGAAGAAGTACATCTGCAG GGACAGCGGCTTTTCCAGCCAGGGCCTGGACACCTACGTGGAAATGAGGCCCATCTCTACATCTTCTTCAAATGACCCCTCCGAGCAAG GCCTTGACAAGGAAGACAGCCGGCTGCTGGAGCTCCGCgacctgctccacttctccagCCAAGTGGCCCAGGGCATGGCCTTTCTGGCTTCCAAGAAT TGCATCCACCGGGACGTGGCAGCCCGCAACGTGCTGCTGACCAGCGGCCATGTGGCCAAAATTGGGGACTTTGGGCTGGCTAGGGACATCATGAATGACTCCAACTACATCGTCAAGGGCAAC GCCCGCCTGCCTGTCAAGTGGATGGCCCCGGAGAGCATCTTTGACTGTATCTACACCGTCCAGAGCGATGTTTGGTCCTACGGCATCCTGCTCTGGGAGATCTTCTCGCTCG GGCTGAACCCTTACCCTGGCATCCTGGTGAACAGCAAGTTCTATAAACTGGTGAAAGACGGATACCAAATGGCCCAGCCTGCGTTTGCACCAAAGAACAT ATACAGCATCATGCAGGCCTGCTGGGCCCTGGAGCCCACGCACAGACCCACCTTCCAGCAGATCTGCGTCCTGCTTCAGGAGCAGGTCCAAGCGGCCACGAGAGAGCAG GACTATACCAATCTGCCtagtggcagtggtggtggcagcggcagcagcagcagcagtgagcaCCTGGCCTGCTGTGAGCCCGGGGAGacggcccagccctcgctgcagCCCAATAACTACCAGTTCTGCTGA